In Bombus affinis isolate iyBomAffi1 chromosome 8, iyBomAffi1.2, whole genome shotgun sequence, the following proteins share a genomic window:
- the LOC126919300 gene encoding neutral alpha-glucosidase AB isoform X1, whose amino-acid sequence MFFPLLFRNKTLGLLFLLVCSFLLIDAVNRDVFKTCEQSSFCRRCRKVEPGKTPYQLLTNTLNQNESSISIDLFNKDTRILYILQLTALKDNTFRLHINEKNPLRDRYEPEYALQDQPQVSKLNLIEKTTDHITITSGENKVILYTNPFRVDLYSQNILVVSANARGLMRFEHHRTKPNRKPEQEENTENVEVNGNSDGPGDGADDDPGAWEESFKTHHDSKPNGPEAIALDFSFPGAEHAYGVPEHADSFALKSTKQTDPYRLYNLDVFEYEVNERMSIYGAIPVLYAHGKERTTGIFWHNAAETWVDILSSADNNVVESIVNFVSRSAKKSQVDAHFMSEAGVIDVFFMLGPKPLDVFKQYTTLTGTAPLPQMFTLGYHQSRWNYNDQDDVMQVAENFDTHDLPLDVMWLDIEYTDSKKYFTWDGRKFPNPIEMVHNLTAKGRKLVVIIDPHIKRDPGYFLHNDATKMGYYIKTKDGKDYEGWCWPGSSSYLDFFDPAVREYYISQYSLDKFHGTTNDVYIWNDMNEPSVFNGPEVTMPKDVVHYGGWEHRSVHNINGLLLSMATYEALFRRSKGSLRPFTLVRSFFAGSQRYTAMWTGDNTGNWDHLRVSYPMCLSLAVSGMSFCGADVAGFFKNPDSELFIRWNQAGAWLPFYRQHSHIETKRREPWLFNEETLQIVKEAFRMRYSYLPLWYTLFREHEVNGTPVVRPLWAHYPSETETYAIDDEILIGDSILVRPVFQPSVTDVNVYFPGEGTVIWYDVDTMQPYYRPGLVNIPVTLHKIPVFQRGGSIVPRKMRIRRSTVAMKNDPYTLIVTTDSAGKANGTLYIDDEASFEYRHGKYLYLRLTFERNKLTSTFIDKLSSYQTESWLERVDIANPPKGVKSAILNSRSMAKVNLETKYNPNNNVLTVRKPSVNMGEEWSIELIH is encoded by the exons ATGTTCTTTCCGCTATTGTTCAGGAATAAAAC aTTGGGATTACTATTTCTATTAGTATGTTCTTTCCTCCTTATCGATGCAGTTAATAGAGATGTATTTAAAACATGCGAGCAGAGTAGCTTTTGCAG ACGTTGCAGAAAAGTTGAGCCTGGAAAAACACCATATCAACTTTTAACAAATACTTTAAATCAAAATGAGTCCAGTATAAGTATAGACTTGTTTAATAAAGATACAAGAATTCTTTATATATTGCAATTAACTGCACTAAAGGATAATACATTTAGACTCCATATCAATGAAAAAAATCCATTACGTGACAGATATGAGCCTGAATATGCTCTTCAGGATCAACCACAAGTatctaaattaaatttaattgaaaaaactACAGATCATATAACTATAACAAGTGGAGAAAACAAAGTTATTTTATATACTAATCCATTTAGAGTGGATTTATACTCTCAGAATATATTGGTTGTGTCTGCAAATGCAAGAGGTCTTATGAGATTTGAACATCATCGTACAAAACCTAA CAGGAAACCAGAACAAGAAGAAAATACTGAAAATGTTGAAGTAAATGGCAATAGTGATGGTCCGGGTGATGGTGCAGATGATGATCCAGGTGCATGGGAGGAAAGTTTTAAAACTCATCATGACTCAAAACCTAATGGCCCAGAAGCAATTGCTTTGGACTTCAGCTTTCCTGGTGCTGAACACGCATATGGTGTACCAGAACATGCAGATTCCTTTGCTCTAAAATCTACAAAACAGACTGATCCTTACAGATTATACAATTTAGATGTATTTGAATATGAAGTCAATGAAAGAATGTCAATTTATGGAGCAATACCTGTTCTCTATGCTCATGGTAAAGAAAGAACAACTGGTATCTTCTGGCATAATGCTGCAGAAACATGGGTCGATATTTTATCAAGTGCAGACAATAATGTCGTAGAAAGTATTGTAAACTTTGTATCTCGATCTGCTAAAAAGTCACAAGTGGATGCTCATTTCATGTCAGAAGCTGGTGTGATAGATGTGTTCTTTATGTTAGGTCCTAAGCCTCTGGATGTATTTAAACAGTACACAACTTTAACAGGTACAGCACCATTACCTCAAATGTTTACTTTAGGCTATCATCAAAGTCGTTGGAATTACAACGATCAAGATGATGTTATGCAAGTAGCAGAAAATTTTGATACACATGATTTACCTTTGGATGTTATGTGGCTCGATATCGAGTACACCGacagtaaaaaatattttacttggGACGGGCGAAAATTTCCAAATCCTATTGAAATGGTGCATAATTTAACTGCAAAAGGTAGAAAATTGGTTGTAATTATTGATCCGCATATTAAACGTGACCCTGGTTACTTTTTGCATAATGATGCCACAAAAATGGGTTATTACATTAAAACAAAAGATGGAAAAGACTACGAGGGTTGGTGTTGGCCAGGATCATCCTCGTATTTAGACTTTTTCGATCCAGCAGTACGAGAATATTACATCAGTCAATATAGTTTAGATAAATTCCATGGTACCACTAATGATGTGTACATCTGGAATGATATGAACGAACCAAGCGTATTTAATGGTCCTGAAGTAACTATGCCTAAAGATGTAGTCCATTATGGTGGTTGGGAGCATAGAAGTGTTCACAATATTAATGGACTTCTTTTGTCTATGGCTACGTATGAAGCTTTATTTAGAAGATCAAAAGGCTCACTACGACCATTTACTCTTGTGAGATCTTTCTTCGCTGGATCACAACGTTATACAGCTATGTGGACTGGCGATAATACAGGCAATTGGGATCACCTACGTGTAAGTTATCCGATGTGCCTCTCTTTAGCCGTTTCTGGAATGTCATTCTGTGGAGCAGATGTTGCTGGTTTCTTCAAAAATCCAGACTCTGAACTGTTCATTAGATGGAATCAAGCTGGTGCCTGGCTTCCTTTTTATCGTCAGCATTCTCATATTGAAACTAAACGGCGTGAACCTTGGTTATTTAACGAAGAAACTCTTCAAATTGTCAAAGAGGCTTTTAGAATGAGATATTCATATCTACCATTATGGTATACACTTTTCCGAGAACATGAAGTAAATGGCACTCCGGTAGTGCGACCTTTATGGGCTCATTATCCAAGTGAAACTGAGACATATGCTATCGATGATGAAATATTAATCGGTGACTCTATACTTGTACGCCCGGTCTTTCAACCATCAGTTACAGATGTTAACGTATATTTCCCTGGAGAAGGCACAGTAATTTGGTATGATGTTGATACCATGCAACCATATTATCGACCAGGCTTAGTTAATATTCCGGTGACTCTTCATAAAATTCCGGTATTCCAAAGAGGCGGCTCTATCGTTCCACGTAAAATGAGAATACGTCGTAGTACAGTAGCAATGAAAAATGATCCCTATACTTTGATAGTTACCACAGATTCTGCGGGTAAAGCTAATGGCACATTGTACATCGATGATGAAGCTAGCTTTGAATATCGTCATGGAAAATACTTATATTTAAGACTCACTTttgaaagaaataaattaaCTTCTACATTTATCGACAAATTATCTTCATATCAGACAGAAAGCTGGTTGGAAAGGGTAGATATTGCAAATCCACCTAAAGGTGTTAAATCTGCTATATTAAATTCACGCA GTATGGCAAAGGTTAATCTGGAGACTAAATACAATCCAAACAATAATGTATTAACCGTGCGTAAGCCAAGTGTAAATATGGGAGAAGAATGGTCTATCGAACTGATCCATTAG
- the LOC126919300 gene encoding neutral alpha-glucosidase AB isoform X4: MASYVRLGLLFLLVCSFLLIDAVNRDVFKTCEQSSFCRRCRKVEPGKTPYQLLTNTLNQNESSISIDLFNKDTRILYILQLTALKDNTFRLHINEKNPLRDRYEPEYALQDQPQVSKLNLIEKTTDHITITSGENKVILYTNPFRVDLYSQNILVVSANARGLMRFEHHRTKPKKPEQEENTENVEVNGNSDGPGDGADDDPGAWEESFKTHHDSKPNGPEAIALDFSFPGAEHAYGVPEHADSFALKSTKQTDPYRLYNLDVFEYEVNERMSIYGAIPVLYAHGKERTTGIFWHNAAETWVDILSSADNNVVESIVNFVSRSAKKSQVDAHFMSEAGVIDVFFMLGPKPLDVFKQYTTLTGTAPLPQMFTLGYHQSRWNYNDQDDVMQVAENFDTHDLPLDVMWLDIEYTDSKKYFTWDGRKFPNPIEMVHNLTAKGRKLVVIIDPHIKRDPGYFLHNDATKMGYYIKTKDGKDYEGWCWPGSSSYLDFFDPAVREYYISQYSLDKFHGTTNDVYIWNDMNEPSVFNGPEVTMPKDVVHYGGWEHRSVHNINGLLLSMATYEALFRRSKGSLRPFTLVRSFFAGSQRYTAMWTGDNTGNWDHLRVSYPMCLSLAVSGMSFCGADVAGFFKNPDSELFIRWNQAGAWLPFYRQHSHIETKRREPWLFNEETLQIVKEAFRMRYSYLPLWYTLFREHEVNGTPVVRPLWAHYPSETETYAIDDEILIGDSILVRPVFQPSVTDVNVYFPGEGTVIWYDVDTMQPYYRPGLVNIPVTLHKIPVFQRGGSIVPRKMRIRRSTVAMKNDPYTLIVTTDSAGKANGTLYIDDEASFEYRHGKYLYLRLTFERNKLTSTFIDKLSSYQTESWLERVDIANPPKGVKSAILNSRSMAKVNLETKYNPNNNVLTVRKPSVNMGEEWSIELIH; encoded by the exons ATGGCCTCATACGTGCG aTTGGGATTACTATTTCTATTAGTATGTTCTTTCCTCCTTATCGATGCAGTTAATAGAGATGTATTTAAAACATGCGAGCAGAGTAGCTTTTGCAG ACGTTGCAGAAAAGTTGAGCCTGGAAAAACACCATATCAACTTTTAACAAATACTTTAAATCAAAATGAGTCCAGTATAAGTATAGACTTGTTTAATAAAGATACAAGAATTCTTTATATATTGCAATTAACTGCACTAAAGGATAATACATTTAGACTCCATATCAATGAAAAAAATCCATTACGTGACAGATATGAGCCTGAATATGCTCTTCAGGATCAACCACAAGTatctaaattaaatttaattgaaaaaactACAGATCATATAACTATAACAAGTGGAGAAAACAAAGTTATTTTATATACTAATCCATTTAGAGTGGATTTATACTCTCAGAATATATTGGTTGTGTCTGCAAATGCAAGAGGTCTTATGAGATTTGAACATCATCGTACAAAACCTAA GAAACCAGAACAAGAAGAAAATACTGAAAATGTTGAAGTAAATGGCAATAGTGATGGTCCGGGTGATGGTGCAGATGATGATCCAGGTGCATGGGAGGAAAGTTTTAAAACTCATCATGACTCAAAACCTAATGGCCCAGAAGCAATTGCTTTGGACTTCAGCTTTCCTGGTGCTGAACACGCATATGGTGTACCAGAACATGCAGATTCCTTTGCTCTAAAATCTACAAAACAGACTGATCCTTACAGATTATACAATTTAGATGTATTTGAATATGAAGTCAATGAAAGAATGTCAATTTATGGAGCAATACCTGTTCTCTATGCTCATGGTAAAGAAAGAACAACTGGTATCTTCTGGCATAATGCTGCAGAAACATGGGTCGATATTTTATCAAGTGCAGACAATAATGTCGTAGAAAGTATTGTAAACTTTGTATCTCGATCTGCTAAAAAGTCACAAGTGGATGCTCATTTCATGTCAGAAGCTGGTGTGATAGATGTGTTCTTTATGTTAGGTCCTAAGCCTCTGGATGTATTTAAACAGTACACAACTTTAACAGGTACAGCACCATTACCTCAAATGTTTACTTTAGGCTATCATCAAAGTCGTTGGAATTACAACGATCAAGATGATGTTATGCAAGTAGCAGAAAATTTTGATACACATGATTTACCTTTGGATGTTATGTGGCTCGATATCGAGTACACCGacagtaaaaaatattttacttggGACGGGCGAAAATTTCCAAATCCTATTGAAATGGTGCATAATTTAACTGCAAAAGGTAGAAAATTGGTTGTAATTATTGATCCGCATATTAAACGTGACCCTGGTTACTTTTTGCATAATGATGCCACAAAAATGGGTTATTACATTAAAACAAAAGATGGAAAAGACTACGAGGGTTGGTGTTGGCCAGGATCATCCTCGTATTTAGACTTTTTCGATCCAGCAGTACGAGAATATTACATCAGTCAATATAGTTTAGATAAATTCCATGGTACCACTAATGATGTGTACATCTGGAATGATATGAACGAACCAAGCGTATTTAATGGTCCTGAAGTAACTATGCCTAAAGATGTAGTCCATTATGGTGGTTGGGAGCATAGAAGTGTTCACAATATTAATGGACTTCTTTTGTCTATGGCTACGTATGAAGCTTTATTTAGAAGATCAAAAGGCTCACTACGACCATTTACTCTTGTGAGATCTTTCTTCGCTGGATCACAACGTTATACAGCTATGTGGACTGGCGATAATACAGGCAATTGGGATCACCTACGTGTAAGTTATCCGATGTGCCTCTCTTTAGCCGTTTCTGGAATGTCATTCTGTGGAGCAGATGTTGCTGGTTTCTTCAAAAATCCAGACTCTGAACTGTTCATTAGATGGAATCAAGCTGGTGCCTGGCTTCCTTTTTATCGTCAGCATTCTCATATTGAAACTAAACGGCGTGAACCTTGGTTATTTAACGAAGAAACTCTTCAAATTGTCAAAGAGGCTTTTAGAATGAGATATTCATATCTACCATTATGGTATACACTTTTCCGAGAACATGAAGTAAATGGCACTCCGGTAGTGCGACCTTTATGGGCTCATTATCCAAGTGAAACTGAGACATATGCTATCGATGATGAAATATTAATCGGTGACTCTATACTTGTACGCCCGGTCTTTCAACCATCAGTTACAGATGTTAACGTATATTTCCCTGGAGAAGGCACAGTAATTTGGTATGATGTTGATACCATGCAACCATATTATCGACCAGGCTTAGTTAATATTCCGGTGACTCTTCATAAAATTCCGGTATTCCAAAGAGGCGGCTCTATCGTTCCACGTAAAATGAGAATACGTCGTAGTACAGTAGCAATGAAAAATGATCCCTATACTTTGATAGTTACCACAGATTCTGCGGGTAAAGCTAATGGCACATTGTACATCGATGATGAAGCTAGCTTTGAATATCGTCATGGAAAATACTTATATTTAAGACTCACTTttgaaagaaataaattaaCTTCTACATTTATCGACAAATTATCTTCATATCAGACAGAAAGCTGGTTGGAAAGGGTAGATATTGCAAATCCACCTAAAGGTGTTAAATCTGCTATATTAAATTCACGCA GTATGGCAAAGGTTAATCTGGAGACTAAATACAATCCAAACAATAATGTATTAACCGTGCGTAAGCCAAGTGTAAATATGGGAGAAGAATGGTCTATCGAACTGATCCATTAG
- the LOC126919300 gene encoding neutral alpha-glucosidase AB isoform X3 encodes MASYVRLGLLFLLVCSFLLIDAVNRDVFKTCEQSSFCRRCRKVEPGKTPYQLLTNTLNQNESSISIDLFNKDTRILYILQLTALKDNTFRLHINEKNPLRDRYEPEYALQDQPQVSKLNLIEKTTDHITITSGENKVILYTNPFRVDLYSQNILVVSANARGLMRFEHHRTKPNRKPEQEENTENVEVNGNSDGPGDGADDDPGAWEESFKTHHDSKPNGPEAIALDFSFPGAEHAYGVPEHADSFALKSTKQTDPYRLYNLDVFEYEVNERMSIYGAIPVLYAHGKERTTGIFWHNAAETWVDILSSADNNVVESIVNFVSRSAKKSQVDAHFMSEAGVIDVFFMLGPKPLDVFKQYTTLTGTAPLPQMFTLGYHQSRWNYNDQDDVMQVAENFDTHDLPLDVMWLDIEYTDSKKYFTWDGRKFPNPIEMVHNLTAKGRKLVVIIDPHIKRDPGYFLHNDATKMGYYIKTKDGKDYEGWCWPGSSSYLDFFDPAVREYYISQYSLDKFHGTTNDVYIWNDMNEPSVFNGPEVTMPKDVVHYGGWEHRSVHNINGLLLSMATYEALFRRSKGSLRPFTLVRSFFAGSQRYTAMWTGDNTGNWDHLRVSYPMCLSLAVSGMSFCGADVAGFFKNPDSELFIRWNQAGAWLPFYRQHSHIETKRREPWLFNEETLQIVKEAFRMRYSYLPLWYTLFREHEVNGTPVVRPLWAHYPSETETYAIDDEILIGDSILVRPVFQPSVTDVNVYFPGEGTVIWYDVDTMQPYYRPGLVNIPVTLHKIPVFQRGGSIVPRKMRIRRSTVAMKNDPYTLIVTTDSAGKANGTLYIDDEASFEYRHGKYLYLRLTFERNKLTSTFIDKLSSYQTESWLERVDIANPPKGVKSAILNSRSMAKVNLETKYNPNNNVLTVRKPSVNMGEEWSIELIH; translated from the exons ATGGCCTCATACGTGCG aTTGGGATTACTATTTCTATTAGTATGTTCTTTCCTCCTTATCGATGCAGTTAATAGAGATGTATTTAAAACATGCGAGCAGAGTAGCTTTTGCAG ACGTTGCAGAAAAGTTGAGCCTGGAAAAACACCATATCAACTTTTAACAAATACTTTAAATCAAAATGAGTCCAGTATAAGTATAGACTTGTTTAATAAAGATACAAGAATTCTTTATATATTGCAATTAACTGCACTAAAGGATAATACATTTAGACTCCATATCAATGAAAAAAATCCATTACGTGACAGATATGAGCCTGAATATGCTCTTCAGGATCAACCACAAGTatctaaattaaatttaattgaaaaaactACAGATCATATAACTATAACAAGTGGAGAAAACAAAGTTATTTTATATACTAATCCATTTAGAGTGGATTTATACTCTCAGAATATATTGGTTGTGTCTGCAAATGCAAGAGGTCTTATGAGATTTGAACATCATCGTACAAAACCTAA CAGGAAACCAGAACAAGAAGAAAATACTGAAAATGTTGAAGTAAATGGCAATAGTGATGGTCCGGGTGATGGTGCAGATGATGATCCAGGTGCATGGGAGGAAAGTTTTAAAACTCATCATGACTCAAAACCTAATGGCCCAGAAGCAATTGCTTTGGACTTCAGCTTTCCTGGTGCTGAACACGCATATGGTGTACCAGAACATGCAGATTCCTTTGCTCTAAAATCTACAAAACAGACTGATCCTTACAGATTATACAATTTAGATGTATTTGAATATGAAGTCAATGAAAGAATGTCAATTTATGGAGCAATACCTGTTCTCTATGCTCATGGTAAAGAAAGAACAACTGGTATCTTCTGGCATAATGCTGCAGAAACATGGGTCGATATTTTATCAAGTGCAGACAATAATGTCGTAGAAAGTATTGTAAACTTTGTATCTCGATCTGCTAAAAAGTCACAAGTGGATGCTCATTTCATGTCAGAAGCTGGTGTGATAGATGTGTTCTTTATGTTAGGTCCTAAGCCTCTGGATGTATTTAAACAGTACACAACTTTAACAGGTACAGCACCATTACCTCAAATGTTTACTTTAGGCTATCATCAAAGTCGTTGGAATTACAACGATCAAGATGATGTTATGCAAGTAGCAGAAAATTTTGATACACATGATTTACCTTTGGATGTTATGTGGCTCGATATCGAGTACACCGacagtaaaaaatattttacttggGACGGGCGAAAATTTCCAAATCCTATTGAAATGGTGCATAATTTAACTGCAAAAGGTAGAAAATTGGTTGTAATTATTGATCCGCATATTAAACGTGACCCTGGTTACTTTTTGCATAATGATGCCACAAAAATGGGTTATTACATTAAAACAAAAGATGGAAAAGACTACGAGGGTTGGTGTTGGCCAGGATCATCCTCGTATTTAGACTTTTTCGATCCAGCAGTACGAGAATATTACATCAGTCAATATAGTTTAGATAAATTCCATGGTACCACTAATGATGTGTACATCTGGAATGATATGAACGAACCAAGCGTATTTAATGGTCCTGAAGTAACTATGCCTAAAGATGTAGTCCATTATGGTGGTTGGGAGCATAGAAGTGTTCACAATATTAATGGACTTCTTTTGTCTATGGCTACGTATGAAGCTTTATTTAGAAGATCAAAAGGCTCACTACGACCATTTACTCTTGTGAGATCTTTCTTCGCTGGATCACAACGTTATACAGCTATGTGGACTGGCGATAATACAGGCAATTGGGATCACCTACGTGTAAGTTATCCGATGTGCCTCTCTTTAGCCGTTTCTGGAATGTCATTCTGTGGAGCAGATGTTGCTGGTTTCTTCAAAAATCCAGACTCTGAACTGTTCATTAGATGGAATCAAGCTGGTGCCTGGCTTCCTTTTTATCGTCAGCATTCTCATATTGAAACTAAACGGCGTGAACCTTGGTTATTTAACGAAGAAACTCTTCAAATTGTCAAAGAGGCTTTTAGAATGAGATATTCATATCTACCATTATGGTATACACTTTTCCGAGAACATGAAGTAAATGGCACTCCGGTAGTGCGACCTTTATGGGCTCATTATCCAAGTGAAACTGAGACATATGCTATCGATGATGAAATATTAATCGGTGACTCTATACTTGTACGCCCGGTCTTTCAACCATCAGTTACAGATGTTAACGTATATTTCCCTGGAGAAGGCACAGTAATTTGGTATGATGTTGATACCATGCAACCATATTATCGACCAGGCTTAGTTAATATTCCGGTGACTCTTCATAAAATTCCGGTATTCCAAAGAGGCGGCTCTATCGTTCCACGTAAAATGAGAATACGTCGTAGTACAGTAGCAATGAAAAATGATCCCTATACTTTGATAGTTACCACAGATTCTGCGGGTAAAGCTAATGGCACATTGTACATCGATGATGAAGCTAGCTTTGAATATCGTCATGGAAAATACTTATATTTAAGACTCACTTttgaaagaaataaattaaCTTCTACATTTATCGACAAATTATCTTCATATCAGACAGAAAGCTGGTTGGAAAGGGTAGATATTGCAAATCCACCTAAAGGTGTTAAATCTGCTATATTAAATTCACGCA GTATGGCAAAGGTTAATCTGGAGACTAAATACAATCCAAACAATAATGTATTAACCGTGCGTAAGCCAAGTGTAAATATGGGAGAAGAATGGTCTATCGAACTGATCCATTAG